In one Lolium rigidum isolate FL_2022 chromosome 3, APGP_CSIRO_Lrig_0.1, whole genome shotgun sequence genomic region, the following are encoded:
- the LOC124701863 gene encoding cytochrome P450 90B2-like has product MAAMMASITSELLFFLPFILLAMLTFYSTTVAKCHGAHRTKKKRPNLPPGSAGWPFIGETFGYLRAHPATTVGHFMNQHIARYGKIYRSSLFGDRTVVSADAGLNRYILQNEGRLFECSYPRSIGGILGKWSMLVLVGDPHREMRAISLNFLSSVRLRAVLLPEVERHTLLVLRDWLVPSSSSAVFSAQHEAKKFTFNLMAKNIMSMDPGEEETERLRREYITFMKGVVSAPLNFPGTPYWKALKSRATILGAIEKKMEERLEKMNKEDSSTEEDDLLGWAMKQSNLSNEQILDLLLSLLFAGHETSSMALALSIFFLEGCPKAVQELREEHLEIARRQKLRGECKLSWEDYKEMVFTQCVINETLRLGNVVRFLHRKVIRDVHYNGYDIPSGWKILPVLAAVHLDSSLYEDPSHFNPWRWKGSASGVAQNSNFMPYGGGTRLCAGSELAKLEMAIFLHHLVLNFRWELAEPDQAFVYPFVDFPKGLPIRVHRIDPQDGE; this is encoded by the exons ATGGCCGCCATGATGGCCTCCATCACCAGCgagcttctcttcttcctccccttCATCCTGCTGGCCATGCTCACCTTCTACAGCACCACCGTCGCCAAATGCCACGGCGCGCACCGGACGAAGAAGAAGCGGCCGAACCTGCCGCCCGGGTCCGCCGGCTGgcccttcatcggcgagaccttcGGGTACCTCCGCGCCCACCCCGCCACCACCGTGGGGCACTTCATGAACCAGCACATCGCACG GTACGGCAAGATATACCGGTCGAGCCTGTTCGGCGACCGGACGGTGGTGTCGGCGGACGCTGGTCTGAACCGGTACATCCTGCAGAACGAGGGGCGGCTGTTCGAGTGCAGCTACCCGCGCAGCATCGGCGGCATCCTGGGCAAGTGGTCGATGCTGGTGCTGGTGGGCGACCCGCACCGCGAGATGCGCGCCATCTCCCTCAACTTCCTCAGCTCCGTCCGCCTCCGCGCCGTGCTCCTCCCGGAGGTGGAGCGCCACACCCTCCTCGTCCTCCGCGACTGGCTcgtcccgtcctcctcctccgccgtcttCTCCGCGCAGCACGAGGCCAAGAAG tTCACGTTTAACCTGATGGCGAAGAACATAATGAGCATGGACCCcggggaggaggagacggagcgGCTGCGGCGGGAGTACATCACCTTCATGAAGGGGGTGGTGTCCGCGCCCCTCAACTTCCCAGGCACGCCATACTGGAAGGCCCTCAAG TCTCGTGCCACCATACTTGGAGCAATAGAGAAGAAAATGGAGGAGAGGCTCGAGAAAATGAACAAGGAGGACTCGAGCACAGAAGAAGATGATCTTCTTGGATGGGCCATGAAGCAATCAAATCTGTCAAACGAACAAATCCTGGACCTCTTGTTGAGCTTGCTATTTGCCGGGCATGAGACGTCATCAATGGCGCTTGCCCTCTCCATTTTCTTCCTGGAAGGTTGCCCTAAAGCTGTACAAGAACTGCGG GAGGAGCATCTAGAGATTGCTAGGAGACAAAAGCTAAGAGGGGAGTGCAAATTGAGCTGGGAAGACTACAAAGAGATGGTTTTCACACAATGC GTTATAAACGAGACCTTGCGGCTAGGCAACGTGGTGAGGTTCCTGCACCGGAAAGTCATCCGAGATGTGCACTACAATG GGTATGACATTCCAAGCGGATGGAAAATCCTGCCGGTGTTAGCGGCGGTGCATCTCGACTCTTCGCTGTACGAAGACCCCAGCCACTTCAACCCTTGGAGATGGAAG GGCAGCGCGTCCGGCGTGGCGCAGAACAGCAACTTCATGCCGTACGGCGGCGGCACGCGGCTCTGCGCCGGATCGGAGCTCGCCAAGCTGGAGATGGCCATCTTCCTGCACCACCTCGTGCTCAACTTCCGGTGGGAGCTCGCCGAGCCGGACCAGGCCTTCGTCTACCCCTTCGTCGACTTCCCCAAGGGACTCCCCATCAGGGTCCATCGGATTGACCCGCAGGACGGAGAGTGA